The Ammospiza nelsoni isolate bAmmNel1 chromosome 10, bAmmNel1.pri, whole genome shotgun sequence genome includes a region encoding these proteins:
- the STK25 gene encoding serine/threonine-protein kinase 25, whose product MAHLREFASQHSRVDPEELFTKLERIGKGSFGEVYKGIDNRTKEVVAIKIIDLEEAEDEIEDIQQEITVLSQCDSPYITRYYGSYLKGTKLWIIMEYLGGGSALDLLKPGPLEETYIATILREILKGLDYLHSERKIHRDIKAANVLLSEQGDVKLADFGVAGQLTDTQIKRNTFVGTPFWMAPEVIKQSAYDFKADIWSLGITAIELAKGEPPNSDLHPMRVLFLIPKNNPPTLEGHHSKPFKEFVEACLNKDPRFRPTAKELLKHKFITRYTKKTSFLMELIDRFKRWKSEGHGEDSSSGDSDIDGDAEDGDQGPVWTFPPTIRPNSLSKLHKGMALHGSQKPTEPIKRQPRSQCLSTLVHPVFGELKDKHKQTGGNVGAMEELENAFSLAEESCPGISDKLIAHMVERVQRFSHSRNHLSSAR is encoded by the exons CACTCCAGGGTGGATCCTGAGGAGCTGTTCACCAAGCTGGAGAGGATTGGCAAGGGGTCCTTTGGGGAGGTGTACAAAGGCATCGACAACCGCACCAAGGAGGTGGTGGCCATCAAGATCATTGacctggaggaggctgaggatgAGATTGAGGACATTCAGCAGGAGATCACAGTGCTCAGCCAGTGTGACAGCCCCTACATCACCCGCTACTATGGCTCCTACTTGAAG GGCACTAAGCTGTGGATAATCATGGAGTACCTGGGAGGAGGTTCAGCCCTGGATTTG CTGAAGCCAGGACCACTGGAGGAGACTTACATAGCTACTATCCTGAGAGAAATCCTAAAGGGCTTGGATTATTTACATTCAGAGAGGAAGATCCACAGAGACATCAAAG CTGCCAATGTGCTGCTCTCAGAACAAGGAGATGTGAAACTGGCTGACTTTGGGGTGGCTGGCCAGCTGACAGACACCCAGATCAAGAGAAACACCTTTGTGGGGACTCCATTCTGGATGGCACCAGAGGTCATCAAACAGTCTGCTTATGACTTCAAG gcAGACATCTGGTCCCTTGGGATCACAGCCATTGAACTAGCAAAGGGAGAGCCTCCAAATTCTGACCTGCATCCTATGAGGGTTCTCTTCTTGATCCCCAAAAACAACCCTCCAACACTTGAGGGTCACCACAGCAAGCCCTTCAAGGAGTTTGTGGAAGCCTGCCTCAACAAGGATCCTAGATTT AGGCCAACAGCTAAAGAATTGCTGAAGCACAAGTTCATCACACGCTACACCAAGAAAACCTCGTTCCTCATGGAGCTCATCGACCGCTTCAAGCGCTGGAAGTCAGAGGGCCACGGAGAGGATTCCAGCTCTGGGGACTCTGATAT TGATGGAGATGCagaggatggagaccagggtCCAGTCTGGACATTCCCACCAACCATTCGCCCCAATTCCTTGAGCAAGCTGCACAAAGGAATGGCTCTGCATGGTTCCCAGAAG CCTACTGAGCCCATCAAGAGGCAACCACGGTCACAGTGTCTCTCCACACTTGTTCACCCAGTTTTTGGGGAG CTCAAAGATAAGCACAAGCAGACTGGAGGCAACGTGGGAgccatggaggagctggagaatgCCTTCAGCTTGGCCGAGGAGTCCTGCCCAGGCATCTCTGACAAACTGATAGCACACATGGTGGAGAGGGTCCAAAG GTTTTCACACAGTCGGAACCACCTGAGCTCTGCCCGCTGA